The sequence TCTCCCTGTTTCCATACAAAACAGGGGTAGTCACTTCTTCTCCCTTCGCCACATCAGCATCATAATTCGCATCCTTCGGACATTTATAAATAGATTGGAACAATGCATCCATCTCCTCTCCCAGCAATCCATGCGAGCGAATACTATACAAGGAACTCGGTACATTCTCTTCATTCCTCAAAAACAAAAAGCTCAAAAAATCCGCCGCATTAAAGAGAAAAGCATCTTCCGTATGCACAAACAGATCCGTTCTTGACCCGGACCCTGTCTGTGTAAAATTCATTTTCTCATCAGGAATGATCGCATGCAATAATCCGCCTCCCTTACGCTGGGCATAGTACTGTACAGGCTTGGAAGGTACCGCTCCATGCAACAAAGCACAGATAAAACCATAACGATTGATCTTCGTATAATCCATCTGTTTATAAGAAGGCGGTGTAGGACCCAGCTGATCCTGATCTACATTCACCAACCCTCTCAGTACAATCGCCCCATATTGGGAAGCCGAGAAGTCAGTACCGAAACTGCAGAGGATACGTGAAATCCTTTCCGGCAATAACTGAAATGCATGTAAATGCAACTCTGCGATGAATGCCGGATTTTCATAACTGCCAAATGCCAATGCCAGCATATCGCCCAGTTTTGTCAGCGCAGCGCGTTCTCGTGGTGTAATGTCTATGATGAGTGGGGCCATTGGCGGATAGGCACGTGTTACGGAGAGCAACACATCATGCATGGGTTCCATCAATGGTATGTTCGCTGTATTGGGTTCCATATTTTTTCTTTTTAGAAAGTGGATATTGATATTCCTTCCAGGCTTCATCCCTGTATGCAGCAGCCATTTTGCCACCGTCTATATGATTCCATCCCGGAGGTTTGAGGACATAGCGTATTTTATCAATAAGACGGGGTGCGGACCGGATATCCATCCATAGATCCCGCCAGAGTAGTAGTTGTACCTGCCAGAGGCTTTTGGGGTTAATCTTTTCACTCAGGATGCCATACACTGGTTTTATATCATCCAGTTCTGTCTGAAACGTACGAAATAATTTATCCCATATGGAAAAGGTCTCACC is a genomic window of Chitinophaga sp. LS1 containing:
- a CDS encoding taurine catabolism dioxygenase TauD, coding for MEPNTANIPLMEPMHDVLLSVTRAYPPMAPLIIDITPRERAALTKLGDMLALAFGSYENPAFIAELHLHAFQLLPERISRILCSFGTDFSASQYGAIVLRGLVNVDQDQLGPTPPSYKQMDYTKINRYGFICALLHGAVPSKPVQYYAQRKGGGLLHAIIPDEKMNFTQTGSGSRTDLFVHTEDAFLFNAADFLSFLFLRNEENVPSSLYSIRSHGLLGEEMDALFQSIYKCPKDANYDADVAKGEEVTTPVLYGNRENPFIRFDAAEQIYNESAGQTPEAMAYLKHFWEEARKLIYNDYIPESGDLIFVNNHLCAHGRNAFVAGYRKENDMMVKCERRMMLRMMSKTSLIGIRGVTHADDPYLIMEEHYGSLFK